Proteins from a genomic interval of Quercus lobata isolate SW786 chromosome 11, ValleyOak3.0 Primary Assembly, whole genome shotgun sequence:
- the LOC115967300 gene encoding uncharacterized protein LOC115967300, translated as MKFEIALLASTSAMRDGIQAEWYTIKVPDPECPPPSSSSNVVTTIQKPLRPFSKVLLAWAYREHAVIGSSLYSLGGMNPDSEPFAGVTTPEFARFLKVRSFDLSTPDDGWKPVATMTFPERFQPPCVVLDDKLYVFGNVSPSEVEAKGYGWMEVYDPDSNTWEPLPNPPLGFSLSARSLAYYATLDSKKQILDEDASLFATFYVYHVIDRCWTLLEPPKRKLRPFYHDPVRGRRSSLVDNTIYWGFLLDGFVRVQSHNIDTDLYFHGRLDAKPIFEDGEFADQYSPKLPLLHVADQTFCLLMFSFFQKMEGEDSGEDSDFEDNGIVFLNCIVLDISLDPFKDEGKQKSKEELDEIHKYHFFGDSSKQLNISLVSVQKYPVRNGSFWLNDAVLL; from the coding sequence ATGAAATTCGAGATCGCTTTACTTGCTTCAACGTCAGCTATGAGGGATGGAATACAGGCAGAGTGGTATACCATTAAGGTCCCAGATCCAGAGTGTCCTCCTCCTTCCTCTTCGTCAAATGTAGTAACTACCATCCAGAAACCGCTCCGTCCGTTTTCTAAAGTCTTGTTAGCTTGGGCATACAGAGAACATGCAGTCATAGGGTCCAGTCTGTACTCTCTTGGCGGCATGAATCCTGATTCTGAACCTTTCGCCGGCGTAACTACCCCCGAATTCGCTCGTTTTCTTAAAGTGCGCAGCTTTGACCTTAGCACTCCTGATGATGGTTGGAAACCTGTTGCTACCATGACTTTTCCTGAGAGGTTCCAACCTCCCTGCGTCGTCCTCGACGATAAGTTATACGTGTTCGGTAACGTTTCTCCTTCAGAAGTAGAAGCAAAAGGGTATGGCTGGATGGAGGTTTATGACCCCGATTCAAATACATGGGAACCCTTGCCCAATCCTCCTCTTGGGTTTTCACTCTCGGCTCGTTCTCTTGCTTATTACGCTACTCTCGATTCCAAAAAACAGATTCTTGATGAAGATGCGAGTTTGTTTGCTACTTTCTATGTTTATCATGTGATCGATCGATGTTGGACATTACTTGAGCCTCCCAAGCGCAAGCTACGTCCTTTTTATCATGACCCGGTTCGTGGAAGACGAAGTAGTCTTGTTGATAACACTATCTATTGGGGTTTCCTTCTAGATGGGTTTGTCCGCGTACAGTCTCACAATATAGATACGGATCTGTACTTCCACGGACGTTTGGACGCTAAGCCAATTTTTGAGGATGGTGAATTTGCAGATCAGTATTCTCCAAAGCTACCTTTGCTCCATGTAGCTGATCAGACATTCTGCCTTTTAATGTTCAGCTTTTTTCAGAAAATGGAAGGGGAAGACAGTGGGGAAGACAGTGATTTTGAAGACAATGGTATCGTATTTCTTAATTGTATTGTACTTGATATCTCTCTAGATCCATTTAAAGATGAGGGCAAGCAAAAGTCTAAAGAAGAGCTCGATGAAATTCATAAATATCATTTCTTCGGGGATTCCAGTAAACAGCTTAATATTTCCCTTGTGTCCGTCCAAAAGTATCCCGTGCGTAATGGTAGCTTCTGGCTCAATGATGCTGTGTTGCTGTAA